The following are encoded together in the Xanthomonas sacchari genome:
- a CDS encoding methyl-accepting chemotaxis protein — MIAFLQRYNVGARLATAFGLLILLSSALVVAGLFTLFQARERLDGIVQRNIAAIRASSEMLNASSAVAINVRNIVLPTSQEDNIRFAKVITEQRARYQEARKRAGAIPSGAQSQAVLEEVDRARALTVDVNNRVIDLGMHYKPDEALALLMGKSAPLTQKWQDAIARYADLQATRSNEAYAAATAAMARGRAMLIAGGLAVVLVSSVLAWLITRSLTVPLNRATLAAEAIAAGHLDNDVATDARDEPGRLLLAMNGMQMQLQRFSRETALMIELHADKDISHRMPQDFPGVYGELSKGINTMMFEHLDAIVEAVEILNEYANGDLRRDARRLPGSRAVLHESMDAAKASLLAINTEIKRLAAAAAAGDFSARGDAASFQHDFRLMVQDLNAMMEVSDRNLGKLSALLQAIAAGDLTARMHGEFQGVFARMRDDANATADQLTGIVGRIQTAAVSINAAATEIATGNDDLSRRTEQQAASLEETAASMEELTSTVKQNAEHARQANQLASGAASVASQGGVVVGQVVETMSGIEASSKKIADIIGVIDGIAFQTNILALNAAVEAARAGEQGRGFAVVASEVRTLAQRSANAAKEIKTLIDDSVTRVAEGSALVDRAGSTMQEIVASVQRVTDIMGEISAASQEQSAGIEQVNQTVTQMDESTQQNAALVEEATAAARSMEQQSVELTQAVALFKLDGAPVAAPSPAPVQARARTAVPTAVRSPRPLAAAAPARRAPAFAAAVALDKDWQEF, encoded by the coding sequence ATGATTGCATTCCTTCAGCGCTACAACGTCGGTGCCCGGCTCGCCACCGCGTTTGGCCTCCTCATCCTGTTGTCCTCGGCGCTGGTCGTCGCCGGGCTGTTCACCCTGTTCCAGGCACGCGAGCGGCTGGACGGCATCGTCCAGCGCAACATCGCCGCGATCCGTGCTTCCAGCGAGATGCTCAACGCGAGCTCTGCCGTGGCGATCAATGTCCGCAACATCGTGTTGCCGACCTCCCAGGAAGACAACATCCGCTTCGCCAAGGTCATCACCGAGCAGCGCGCGCGCTACCAGGAGGCGCGCAAGCGGGCGGGCGCCATTCCCAGCGGTGCGCAGAGCCAGGCCGTGCTGGAGGAGGTCGATCGCGCCCGCGCGCTGACCGTGGACGTCAACAACCGCGTCATCGACCTGGGCATGCACTACAAGCCGGATGAGGCGCTGGCCCTGCTGATGGGGAAGTCTGCCCCGCTGACACAGAAATGGCAGGATGCGATCGCCCGCTACGCCGATCTGCAGGCTACCCGCAGCAACGAGGCCTATGCGGCGGCGACGGCGGCGATGGCGCGTGGGCGCGCCATGCTCATCGCCGGCGGCCTGGCGGTGGTGCTGGTCAGCAGCGTGCTGGCCTGGCTGATCACCCGCAGCCTGACCGTGCCGCTGAATCGCGCCACCCTTGCCGCCGAGGCCATCGCAGCCGGCCACCTGGACAACGACGTGGCCACCGACGCGCGCGACGAACCTGGCCGCCTGCTGCTGGCGATGAACGGGATGCAGATGCAGTTGCAGCGCTTCTCCCGCGAAACCGCGTTGATGATCGAACTGCATGCGGACAAGGACATCAGCCACCGCATGCCGCAGGACTTCCCGGGCGTGTACGGCGAGCTGAGCAAGGGCATCAACACCATGATGTTCGAGCACCTGGATGCCATCGTCGAGGCGGTGGAGATCCTCAACGAGTACGCCAACGGCGACTTGCGCCGCGACGCGCGTCGCCTGCCCGGCAGCCGTGCGGTGCTGCACGAGTCGATGGACGCGGCCAAGGCCAGCCTGCTGGCGATCAATACCGAGATCAAGCGTCTGGCGGCGGCGGCCGCGGCCGGCGACTTCAGTGCCCGCGGCGATGCGGCCAGTTTCCAGCACGACTTCCGGCTGATGGTGCAGGACCTCAACGCGATGATGGAGGTCAGCGATCGCAATCTCGGCAAACTGTCGGCGCTGCTGCAGGCCATCGCCGCCGGCGATCTCACCGCGCGCATGCACGGCGAGTTCCAGGGGGTGTTCGCGCGGATGCGCGACGACGCCAACGCCACCGCCGACCAGTTGACCGGCATCGTCGGCCGCATCCAGACCGCGGCGGTCAGCATCAATGCCGCGGCCACCGAGATCGCCACCGGCAACGACGATCTGTCGCGTCGCACCGAGCAGCAGGCTGCCAGCCTCGAAGAGACTGCAGCCTCGATGGAAGAGTTGACCTCCACCGTCAAGCAGAACGCCGAACACGCGCGTCAGGCCAACCAGCTCGCCAGCGGCGCGGCGTCGGTCGCCTCGCAGGGCGGCGTGGTGGTGGGCCAGGTGGTCGAGACCATGAGCGGGATCGAGGCGTCCTCGAAGAAGATCGCCGACATCATCGGCGTCATCGACGGCATCGCGTTCCAGACCAATATCCTGGCGCTCAACGCCGCAGTGGAAGCGGCACGTGCCGGCGAGCAGGGCCGCGGTTTCGCGGTGGTCGCCAGCGAAGTGCGCACCCTGGCGCAGCGTTCGGCCAACGCCGCCAAGGAGATCAAGACGCTGATCGACGACTCGGTGACCCGCGTTGCCGAGGGCTCGGCGCTGGTCGATCGCGCCGGCAGCACCATGCAGGAGATCGTCGCCTCGGTGCAGCGCGTCACTGACATCATGGGCGAGATCTCCGCGGCCTCGCAGGAGCAGTCGGCCGGCATCGAGCAGGTCAACCAGACCGTCACCCAGATGGACGAAAGCACGCAGCAGAATGCGGCGCTGGTGGAAGAAGCCACCGCGGCCGCGCGTTCGATGGAGCAGCAATCGGTGGAGCTGACCCAGGCGGTGGCGCTGTTCAAGCTGGACGGCGCACCCGTTGCCGCGCCGTCGCCAGCACCGGTGCAGGCGCGTGCCAGGACTGCCGTGCCGACGGCCGTGCGCAGCCCGCGCCCGCTGGCCGCGGCCGCACCGGCACGACGCGCGCCGGCGTTCGCCGCGGCGGTGGCGCTGGACAAGGACTGGCAGGAGTTCTGA
- a CDS encoding methyl-accepting chemotaxis protein, protein MIGFLQRYNVGTRLASAFGVLILLSCALVVAGLLTLKQARAMMDTIVNRRMQILDYTGEMRNASAQVAVNLRNIVLPTTQEENEQFAKVVDQQRRYYGEIHDKLYAIPVSDATGAQMRKAIDDAYERTRLANQKVLDLGMANKADEALKVLMTEAGPATQQWQEAINTYANRQRTRGAQAYASANVAMDRGRSLLVAGGVLVVLASGLLAWLITRSLTVPLTRATRVAEAIASGKLDNDVRTDARDETGRLLVAMQGMQQQVSNLIGAQLEMAKRHDAGEVSHRIEAQAFPGDYGRMAAETNALVASHLAVKTRLAQIMGRYAIGDLSQDMDRLPGEEAVLSQTMDEVKANLSAMNGQIKQLATSAADGDFSARGDAERFQYDFRVMVESLNQLMATADGNLQALSTLLQAIAAGDLTARMHGDFRGVFAQMRDDANATAEQLAGIVGRIKHSAVSINAAATEIAAGNDDLSRRTEQQAASLEETAASMEELTSTVRQNAEHARQANQLAVGAASVASQGGAVVGQVVTTMSGIEDASRRIADIISVIDGIAFQTNILALNAAVEAARAGDQGRGFAVVASEVRTLAQRSASAAKEIKGLIDDSVSRVAEGSALVDQAGKTMTEIVSSVQRVTDIMGEISAASQEQSAGIEQVNQTVTQMDESTQQNAALVEEASAAARSMEQQAVELSQAVALFKLDASAATPVVQAPRQHAAPAPAGKRSVGPAVVKALPARRAAQPAAAMALDKDWQEF, encoded by the coding sequence ATGATCGGATTCCTTCAGCGCTACAACGTCGGGACGCGGCTCGCGTCCGCCTTCGGCGTCCTCATCCTGCTGTCCTGTGCGCTCGTGGTCGCCGGCTTGCTGACGTTGAAACAGGCACGCGCAATGATGGATACCATCGTCAATCGGCGCATGCAGATCCTCGATTACACCGGCGAAATGCGTAACGCCAGCGCGCAGGTGGCGGTCAATCTGCGCAACATCGTGCTGCCGACCACGCAGGAAGAGAACGAGCAGTTCGCCAAGGTCGTCGACCAGCAGCGCCGCTACTACGGCGAGATCCACGACAAGCTCTACGCGATTCCGGTCAGCGACGCCACCGGCGCGCAGATGCGCAAGGCCATCGACGACGCCTACGAACGGACCCGCCTCGCCAACCAGAAGGTCCTGGACCTGGGCATGGCCAACAAGGCCGATGAGGCATTGAAAGTGCTGATGACGGAGGCCGGGCCGGCGACCCAGCAGTGGCAGGAGGCGATCAATACCTATGCCAACCGCCAGCGCACGCGCGGCGCGCAGGCCTACGCCAGCGCCAACGTGGCAATGGACCGCGGCCGCAGCCTGCTGGTGGCCGGTGGCGTGCTGGTGGTGCTGGCCAGCGGCCTGCTGGCGTGGCTGATCACCCGCAGCCTGACCGTGCCGCTGACCCGTGCCACGCGCGTCGCCGAGGCCATCGCCAGCGGCAAGCTGGACAACGACGTGCGCACCGATGCCCGCGACGAGACCGGGCGCCTGCTGGTCGCGATGCAAGGCATGCAGCAGCAGGTCAGCAACCTGATCGGCGCGCAGCTGGAGATGGCCAAGCGCCACGACGCGGGCGAAGTCAGCCATCGCATCGAAGCGCAGGCCTTCCCTGGCGACTACGGCCGCATGGCCGCCGAGACCAACGCGCTGGTCGCCTCGCACTTGGCGGTGAAGACGCGCCTGGCGCAGATCATGGGCCGCTACGCGATCGGCGACCTGTCGCAGGACATGGACCGCCTGCCGGGCGAAGAAGCGGTGCTGAGCCAGACCATGGACGAGGTCAAGGCCAACCTGTCGGCGATGAACGGGCAGATCAAGCAACTCGCCACCTCCGCCGCGGACGGCGATTTCAGCGCGCGCGGCGACGCCGAGCGCTTCCAGTACGACTTCCGGGTGATGGTGGAGAGCCTGAACCAGCTGATGGCTACCGCCGACGGCAATCTGCAGGCGCTGTCGACGCTGCTGCAGGCGATCGCCGCGGGCGACCTGACCGCGCGCATGCACGGCGACTTCCGCGGCGTGTTCGCGCAGATGCGCGACGACGCCAACGCCACCGCCGAACAACTGGCCGGCATCGTCGGCCGCATCAAGCATTCGGCGGTGTCGATCAATGCCGCGGCCACCGAGATCGCCGCCGGCAACGACGACCTGTCGCGCCGCACCGAACAGCAGGCCGCCAGCCTGGAAGAAACCGCTGCCTCCATGGAGGAGTTGACCTCCACCGTGCGCCAGAACGCCGAGCATGCCCGCCAGGCCAATCAACTGGCGGTGGGCGCCGCCTCGGTCGCCTCGCAGGGCGGAGCGGTGGTCGGCCAGGTGGTGACCACCATGAGCGGGATCGAGGATGCATCGCGGCGCATCGCCGACATCATCTCGGTGATCGACGGCATCGCCTTCCAGACCAATATCCTGGCCTTGAACGCTGCGGTGGAAGCGGCGCGCGCCGGCGACCAGGGCCGCGGCTTCGCCGTCGTGGCCAGCGAGGTGCGCACCCTGGCGCAACGCTCGGCCAGCGCTGCCAAGGAGATCAAGGGCCTGATCGACGACTCGGTGAGCCGTGTCGCGGAGGGCTCGGCGCTGGTCGACCAGGCCGGCAAGACCATGACCGAGATCGTGAGCTCGGTGCAGCGCGTCACCGACATCATGGGCGAGATTTCCGCGGCTTCGCAGGAGCAATCCGCCGGCATCGAGCAGGTCAACCAGACCGTGACGCAGATGGACGAGAGCACCCAGCAGAACGCGGCATTGGTGGAAGAGGCCAGTGCGGCGGCGCGCTCGATGGAGCAGCAGGCGGTGGAACTGAGCCAGGCCGTGGCGCTGTTCAAGCTGGACGCCTCGGCAGCCACGCCGGTGGTCCAGGCGCCGCGTCAGCACGCCGCCCCGGCGCCCGCAGGCAAGCGCAGCGTCGGTCCGGCAGTCGTGAAGGCCTTGCCGGCACGACGTGCGGCACAGCCGGCAGCGGCGATGGCGCTGGACAAGGACTGGCAGGAGTTCTGA